The genomic DNA TGAGCGGACGTAGTACCGGACCTGGGGAAAATTACATTAGTTAATGTAGCTGggagttttattatattgatgcTCTCATATAAACTGGCAGACATGACTGTCCTCGTGGTCGATACCAATCATCCTTCAAATGCTATAGAAGGCATTTCACACAAGCAAGGTTCCAATTCATGAAACAGTCTATATACAACACTGACGGGACAATAGACCAAACACCAGGAGTTTAGGATATATGAAGATGTTGAAGTAGTAATTTACCTGTAGATCGAACATGGAGAAGGCGCACACGTAGTAGGGCACTCCGATGAAGCACATGCTGGGGTGTTTCATGTTGACCACGTGCTTGTACAGGGGCTCCACGCAGTTCTCCTCCACCACGATGTCGCAGGATTTGTGCAGGAACGGGAAGTTGTACATGTACCCTTGAAAATAAAGCAATTTCATATCATTTAGCTTCCTAGAAACGACTTTTTTGACATCATTTTTTATCTACAAGCAGGCAAATTTTGGACCTAATGATTTATCGGTTACATTTTCGCGTGTGTTTCTATCTGacgaataaacattttaataacaaacgGCTTTTTATTTAGGAAACCTCCAATCctattataatatctttatagCCATAAACTACATACCGGTACACAAGAAAACGACATCAACTTCATCTTCGCTGCCATCGAGGAAGTACACCTTATTCCCTTCAAGGCGTTCCACATCAGGTTTCTGTTGCAAATTATCAGGAAACTCAGTGCGAGGTTGTTCCTTCAAGTGGTGACTCAGGATTACTTTCTTCGATACATCCGTTAATTCTAGGGCGATGTCCATGCCTGATGGACCAGCGCCGATGGTTAGGACCCGTTTGCCAGCAAACACTTCTGGCACTCGATAGTCGTGGCTGTGCATTACGTCACCTgaggaaataattttattattaacagaTGCGACagatttattactttaagaACTTTTATCTCCTTTCTCTTAGCCTTTTCACAATGCCATACCTTTAAATTCCTTAAGTCCTGGTATTTGCGGTATAAATGGCGTATTATAATGTCCATTGCAGACGAAGATGTAGTCGTACTCCTTGGTCTCGATGGCTCCATTGGTCAAGTTCTTGTAAGTGACATCCCACAGCTCTCCTGAAGGAGTTTGTTTTGGTATTACTAGTTGCACGTGGTGACGGAACTGTAATGGAAAACCGAGTAGTTGAAAATCATTTTCTTGAATAATAGTGCAGTCTATCTACCTGGTTTGATATGAATGTATTTTGTTGATTTAGTGGACAGAAATACGATTAACTTATTATTGTTGATGAAACTAATGTAAGAACAAAAATTACTATTGCCTTTTTATTACGGTGTAGTGATCATTACGAGAACAACAATAAAGAAGACGTCAGTTCTatgcgatttaaaaaaaatgcgtaATGATAACCTTGATTTTCTCCGTGACACCATGTTTGTCGGCGTATAATTTGAGGAATGCCAGCATGTCCTTAGCGGGCAGGTAAGACTTGTCGCTTTCCGGAACTGGGAAGTCCGGGAAACCCATAATTTCTTTAGGAAGGTTTGTCctgaaagagaaataaaaagatTACTTACTTCTTTGCGATTTAACACCAGTAGTAgtggtagtagtagtagtaagtacTAGGGTTTCATGGTCATCAAGGAGATAAGAATTCAGGTACACAGCGGATCaataaattgcttttatttatcgaactgtttacaataacaatattctCACATTATTTCTTCACTTCTATTGACCCCTGGTTGTTTGTGTAATATCATATTATCTTCGTCTCATTCttcaattaaaagtttattattatgacaCAAACAGCGCTAGACATCTTTACCTTGAACCACGTGGAATTGTCAGTTTTGATAAGTGCGAATATTTACGGAAAGGTATGTTTTAGTCTAGAATAGTATTAACGGACGTGTTGAAGTAAACATTAACTTGTGTTATGTTGGAGGTGAACACGATATCATAACATTCGCAAATCGCAGGTActacataacaaaacaatctCCTCAACTATTCAACTTTAGCCAAATACTAAGAAATACATAATGTGGTAAATATGCATTTTAGACAGTGCTATTTCCAAAGAAAACTAGCATGTATTTACTGCGATGATGATATAAGAAAAGCAACAAATCAACAAACTCTATGATAATAGAAAATAGAACACGTAAACCTAATCATATTTCTAATCATTCATTTCTAGAATGTACAAAAGGCTCGTAAATATCTTCCAGTTACTCATGTTGTCCTGATAGCCTACGACCCTCGATATGGACGTGTCGTAAGCTAATGTTGCTATGGCAGTTTTGAagaaggataaataaataaatactgataaaaacaaataaacatacataacacTGTTTtcctataaattattatattatcttgtAGGCAATCGCTTCAATGAAAGATATCTTCGGTATAATGGTCTTTACCTTAAACTTTTGTACATGCTGGTGTGAATTGGAAGGCCAAAGTCATCGTATCCCACATTCTCAGTGTAGACCCAGGTACCGCCGAGCTGAGGGGCTTGCTCCAGGATATCCAGCTGGCTGACACATGGCTCTACTAGGAGGTGGCGAGCAGCGCACAAACCCGCTGCACCAGCTCCAATAACGCATACACGAACCATTCTGAAACAAAGCAAAAGAAAGTTAGGTGATAAACTCCTTAGGGCTTATGAATGCCTGGTAGGGAACTTACTATCTTCCGTTTTATTGTGAGTGAAAGtaattaatagttacttaactaacacaattaattaattattaatttttctttccTGAATAATATCATCGGATCTATCTGCCAGTTTagattttcaataaattttatgtgGTTCTTGTTGCCAACTACAAAGTTTATATACTATGCAGATATTTGTATTacgattacaaaaatattcgcTTACTGAATTTTAGGTGATCATTCGGAATAATCGGAAtcaatattaagtacctatattctaCCTTTTTATTCGTATTGGCTGACATTGGTATTGTAATAAATGGAACAAACAGCTTCCGATGTTGAAGAAACTGCATTAATGCATTTCGTAAAAAGGAGCGCAGgaagtaattaatattgtaaggtCCGAGTACCAAGTGCAAAATAATCGCTTTGCTGACACAACACGTTGTTTACTATGGAAAGATAGAGTAAACATTATAAGACCATAATATTCCATAGAATGCATTGATCACGTCACTGAATTAattgatataggtacatacctactagCCACTTATATCACAATGTATAGGTACTTTACAATTATCATGAATAAGTAAATGACCTACCTACATAAACTCTCACTGATCCCTATATGAACACTATTAAAACAACCTTCAACTTGACAAAAGTTTAGTACTCTACCGATTATTTATTCGATTTCCGATATCGAATCGATATCTTGGCATCGATCCCTATTAGATCTGGATCGCTGCCAGCCTGATGAAATATGAGATAACGTCAAATGTATAGGCAATTAATACAACAAACTTGCAATTAGTTGCAGTAGTAATGCAAGTTCAATGTTAGGACTGATGTTTAAACTGTCTGTAGTTTAGATAAGGAGCGATTTGAACTGGATTGACTTGCATCTGTTTACTCATAACTGTCTTAAGTTTATGCAGCCTTGGTACCTATTTGTTATTAACATTATCTTCTCCTCCTGCTCTTATCCCAAACTACTAGGTGTCGGTACTACGGTATAAGTACAAGGTTTCCTCTTCTATTCTCCACGTGTGTCCTTTCATTCCTATCAAAGTATCTACCTATCTGGCTATTGCAGGGGATCCCAACATTTTCCTGGTCAAAGACTTCTTTTATATAATTGTTGTTAGGTAAGGGACCatttgattattgttattacttttttcatgtgggTTACATTCAGATTTTATAATTCGTTTACAAAATctgattattgaaatcagttgctcCTTTCCTCTGTGTAgccttgtatattttttccatttcgTGAACCATTTTTTGTCTTCTGCGGACTACTAATTGGTCCACGGACCACCGGTTGGGTACCACTGGGCTATTGGATATTGGACAGgcttcatattatatttaacttgtATTCACATATAGGTGTATATTGaattgattggttggttcttaCGTCTACAAAATTAATCAAGTTTCTCTGGTACCCGTATATTTCGCAAGTATTATCTAGGACCTAGAGGCTAAAAGTCAGTTGCCGTTCACGCGGTAAGCTGGGATCGTGTGGCGGGTCAATGACCGGTGAGCAATCGCCGTATTATCTATCATGAGGTAGGTACTTCGATTCAATGAATAGTTTAATGTTATAGAGATATTATACGTTTAAGTTTAGGCACTATTCAACTATTTGATGGAAGGACGCTTACTTAATTAGGCTGTCATTTTTGGAAAAATCTCTTTAgaagtttagggaacagagagtaaagttccctaagcaaaggaggatcctccgaccaggcgaggtgatcatgcctggcgggctttctgcccaactgttgttcgttgggattttctatccgtgttatttcgcatgtaaactccatatgtgcgatgcaggatatttgtgacgtcatccgttgatttgctcgtcgatagtctatgtgcgacttctgtcatctgtcactagttacttgtcaatgtgtcgccacatcactcccccccaagaccggaggtcgatcctgttgatacggctgtcgatgcttgagatgagcggtgccagagccagtgtagaatgtccctagttccagtgagtcggaactgtgccgctgaatgcccagtgagtcgggtgagcggtgcagggtgatactccagtgagtcggagtagtgaagctcgcagtgtcccacggtgagtcggggaattgatgctgcgagggtaggtgcgtagtggctggcgtctgcgttgacgggaggaagacgtcctcagaccgtgtgcagagagtgctgtgcctagacgctgttgaggccgtagggaagaaccaggctgcatatcttcgatgtagcgtgtggtggtccctgatgaggccgaggatgctggttggctgcgacttgattaccgctcagcggagaagtgatgggtgagggagatggcaatttggatgacggtgctgatctgctccgtgaaggttgctttcaatcacgtcggggtcaccactttagggaacagagagtaaagttccctaagcaaaggaggatcctccgaccaggcgaggtgatcatgcctggcgggctttctgcccaactgttgttcgttgggattttctatccgtgttatttcgcatgtaaactccatatgtgcgatgcaggatatttgtgacgtcatccgttgatttgctcgtcgatagtctatgtgcgacttctgtcatctatcactagttacttgtcaatgtgtcgccacagaaGTAAAggtttgtattgtaaatctaaTCTAGACTTCGATTAAATATAAGAACTAGGTAGTTGATCTAAGAATCCAGGTGTAATAAACAAGGAAGTACGTTTATTATTTGGGTTGGTGAGTTATCATTTaaacgtaattatttaatttatttcaatcgGACTCTATTTTTCTACCAGACAGCTTTTAATTTAGAATGGGTCACGCACGATATCATTtaacatttcaattataatcTTCAGAGTTATGTAGTCCTGGTCACATGCTGCACTATCACATTATGCAACATAGATATTGTAATGACCTCTTTCTCTACATGTGAATGTTATGCACCCAATTAATATTTACTGGGACTCTGATAAAGATGAAATGTGTTAGATAAAGTACACTTCTGTATTCAGTAGTTGaggtattaaataataagtaaatcatttgGTGGGATATTCCTAAAGCTCGTCAATTATTAATACAAGTTACAAGTACGACTTTCTTATCCTTTTAAGAATGCTTTttcacaagagatgtgctatgtagctatgctacgaagatgtaatagttaagctgtgaaactatgtgaccgtttccactacgctatgtagctgtgcgaggcagctcgagtatgcaatgtatgtatccatagcacgcaactttccatataaaaaacataacttagatTCAAAtaagctacgtgtaccaatgaatatgattggtggaagccaaacgtatccacagcaacactctttctgtgatccacaaattgttgtttcgggtctgggtgtcacgtgtatgtgaaattgtatgtttattaaacgcacctacgactcaggagaaaattcgagagtggggcaaggtttttttGGATAATACCATTCCGTTTTTgaaaatagataattttattatctatgtaATTAAGAAAGCGGCTGTAACATAACTACtaagaatttaaattttctttttctttcccGAGAACAAATTGGTTTAGCATtgataatacttaattaaaacaattatctGCTGAAACTGACGCACATTGCGTCTGGTTCTAatttaggtacaatttattGGTAATCGAAGAAACAGGGTCAATGATCgtggttaaataattattaaataaacattctttaagttaaatttttaacataaattctactaatattataaatacgaaggTTTGTGAGGATGTAGGTATTATGGATATATGAAGTATCTATGTTTGTAACTCTTCTCGATAAAACTATTGGTCGGATTGGGATGTTTtggtatagatatagattataaTAGTCTGGAATAAGAAAAGGGGTAACTTTTAACCTAAGAACTCGGGCGAAGCTTGTTTTACATAAACCGATAGTCACTAAGATAGATTTAGGTAGCCTACCAAAAAGTAGGATATGTACCAGTTCTGCATGACATACGAGAGTACATTCCTTTCATAGAGATGAGTATGAGTATGGAGGGTGAATTCCTAACACTCCTTTTCCGTAGAAACGGATTAACACAATTGAACACTCGGTAAACGGTGCGCGTCGGTAATAGAACCTGAGACAGCTCGGTACTTGCTTACGACCACTGGATCAACGAGACAAAAGAGAGAGTTgatagtatttgtttttttgaacCGACTTCAcccatttttaatttgataagcattattacaatttacatacagtgtcaaacatttttttaatgagagAAAATCAACctatgacttcttccgccttaggtAAGATgagaggtgtcagactcttactgactaaaaaccgctcTGTTCTTActtttttcgagccggagcctaacccgctaggtaatccgcagctaggattcggcatcagccctactgggaccCATCTGTCGTGGTTTGATGGCTTATTGAGGTGGGCTCGAAACGCGAAGTATCTACCTTAGTCCCTTTAATCACACGTGTTATCGATAAGAGAGTATCCGCAACATGTCCGACTTTCCCGCGTTATGGTCGCCGGGTCAAACGACCTTGTATCACCTACTAGGCTGCTATTGATCATTACAGCCGACATAATATCACGCTTATTTAGCAAGATGGGGTGAGCTGAAGTCAGTACAATTGgaagttatttaacaaaaactagCAGCTTTTGGCTTTTATGAGAAATTGTAAGAAAcgttgatttaatatttttgtgaagcttaattgttattattaatttatgtacaaaatttaatttaaaaaaatatttataaataatttttgtatattgtatGCAATTTGGTAGGCCAGGAATTAAATGCGCAATGGATTTatgagaaattaattatttaaataaaataaatggaaaaaaattaaataacaaatacacCTACCTTTTTCACTATAAAATTAACACTaacgaattaaaaaataaaataattatgcacTGAACTGTGTGTAACTCAAAATAACTGCGACGCGTGTATTTCACGACTGCACTGGGCGACGTTTGGTAACCAAATGCGGTAGACGCATGCGCGATGCGGTTTTATTTGCCGGCAGCGCACACGCATGCCGCGTCAAAACGTCTATAGATCGCTTCTATCATAGAACATTTGAGAAAAGTTGTTTGTTCTTCttagtaaaacatttattattaaaaaaataagaaatataaattgtaaaaattattAAGACAGGAAAATATTACTTAGGTACTGGTCTAATATGGAAATAGGTATACATACGAAAGTATGTACTTACTATTTCGGTCGAatagcaaaattaaatatatatttttttagtttatttcagTACATATTTTGTTGTGACGCACAACTGCTGGCACGATGTTCTTAAAAGGAAAAATTAATTAACGCTTTTACTAAAGCTATTGAGATAAAGAAATTGGTATCAATTTCTTTCAGTCGTGACGTCAAACTCTAATTTTGAGTAACGTAGGTACTTAGTATTAACctagataggtacctaatttaccaagaagattaaattataattacctatgtTATCTTTTAGGATACTTAGGTAATACCTACCTCAGTATCTATGCATTAATAACGTATAATCAATCATCAGAAAATTTCGTAAAGGGTCTTAATACCCGTAGTTATTGGCAATCTTCAGATCAGGCTGTCCTACATTAACATATTGCTGCTCGCCTGGTAGCTAGTCTAACGTGACCTCTTATATTAATAACCTGTTCTTACAAACTTAGCTTGAAAAAGGGAGTTCCAAGGGCTCTACTTGGGCTGGCTAGTTGACTATACCGTCTGACGAAACTAGCCATGTACCTTGCATTAGACACCTTCCGGTGAGAACGGGATagcaatataaacaatataGCTTTCTCTTTCTAGTTTCATCTAGGTTTGTTCTACAATGGTTACGATTTTCTCGAGTTGCACCTAGTGGGGaggttttaatttcaaataagtttaatgctatgtaaatacataatatgaaagGCAACCTTCttcaattatatatttttttaaatgttcagtAGATACACGTatgttaagtattgtttttcattaattggGGTTTACATGATATAGATACAGTTTTACaatatattagaaaaataattcgaaaattcaatcaatcaatcagttCACATGTATAGgtaatagttttaaattcaaTCAGTACGAAACAAATTAGGTATTCAAAATATCTAATTTCATATGGAATGTTTTAATCTGATGaaattaactgtttatttactATATGAAACCGTATCGAAATGTAAATAGTAGAGTGTGGATTTGTCGACATCGTAGAAATTTGATTAGAAGCAAGCTAATGGGTAACGCCCGGCGGCGCAGGCGACTGATGCAACATATAAAATGCCTTGCAGGAGAAATAGACAAGAAAGGGGCTGCTGCTGCCATATTTTTTATGCATAGCTATCCAGGTAGTTTCTGCACTCctagtagatttttttaacaatgtggttaaaacaacacaaaatgttttgataagtttcgatataatatgtttatcgAAAAATCGGTTAGTAGGTTATTGCTTAATTTTATATGATGATATTATTTACACGATCTTTTTGatgatatacctacctacatattttttgaCTAAATATGATTTGCAAATTCATACTCCAGGAGGAGCATAggatttcgaaaaaaaaagcgTAAtggatggagtttcttgctcgttattCTCTATTTGAAGCTACACTCTGGAACGAAAACCTAGCTTctctgacggacagactattatttctttctttgttgaggggtttaaaagtacctaagtatatggtttaattggaacaaatcatttgacttttgactttttaaatactttataatCACATCATCAGTCCATTTCGTGTTTTTCGTGGCATAGTTGCCGTCTATAATTTGACAATTTCGTAGTGGACGAACTTTACGGACTGACTGCTAAAGTTAAACAGCTGCCTAATTCAAGCCCACCATAAATTTTCGTATTTAGTTGTGCTCTAACAAGTAACTTAATAAATACGCTTGTAGATGACCCAATAGCAGATAAGCAAGGGCTTTCTCGAACCAAACTGATTAATTCCAGTTTCTGTGCTGTTGTTGACTTGTTGCATCCAGTTACCATTATCTTTTATGTTATGTAGTTGACTgtgataaacatacatacactagTTTTATAATTGGAGCAAGTTTCTACCTAAGTAGCTATAATTTGTATGAGAGAGCCGtgaaaaggttttaaaaaaagGATATTCGATTATTGCAGATTAACATCTTTATTAAAACGCGATTAAACTGCAGAACATAATACAGATCGcaaaaatacataagtaatatcaaaataagttaaatacATAGACAAA from Spodoptera frugiperda isolate SF20-4 chromosome 26, AGI-APGP_CSIRO_Sfru_2.0, whole genome shotgun sequence includes the following:
- the LOC118264690 gene encoding senecionine N-oxygenase isoform X1, whose product is MVRVCVIGAGAAGLCAARHLLVEPCVSQLDILEQAPQLGGTWVYTENVGYDDFGLPIHTSMYKSLRTNLPKEIMGFPDFPVPESDKSYLPAKDMLAFLKLYADKHGVTEKIKFRHHVQLVIPKQTPSGELWDVTYKNLTNGAIETKEYDYIFVCNGHYNTPFIPQIPGLKEFKGDVMHSHDYRVPEVFAGKRVLTIGAGPSGMDIALELTDVSKKVILSHHLKEQPRTEFPDNLQQKPDVERLEGNKVYFLDGSEDEVDVVFLCTGYMYNFPFLHKSCDIVVEENCVEPLYKHVVNMKHPSMCFIGVPYYVCAFSMFDLQVRYYVRSMNGTFSLPTPEQMAEHWEEEKRDRAARGFTRRQAHMMGPDQEKYYASLADEAKTKTLPSVVTKIRDESMIRFFHNLKNYRQDKYKIIDDGTYEIISNGKREVIC
- the LOC118264690 gene encoding senecionine N-oxygenase isoform X2, with the translated sequence MVRVCVIGAGAAGLCAARHLLVEPCVSQLDILEQAPQLGGTWVYTENVGYDDFGLPIHTSMYKSLRTNLPKEIMGFPDFPVPESDKSYLPAKDMLAFLKLYADKHGVTEKIKFRHHVQLVIPKQTPSGELWDVTYKNLTNGAIETKEYDYIFVCNGHYNTPFIPQIPGLKEFKGDVMHSHDYRVPEVFAGKRVLTIGAGPSGMDIALELTDVSKKVILSHHLKEQPRTEFPDNLQQKPDVERLEGNKVYFLDGSEDEVDVVFLCTGYMYNFPFLHKSCDIVVEENCVEPLYKHVVNMKHPSMCFIGVPYYVCAFSMFDLQVRYYVRSMNGTFSLPTPEQMAEHWEEEKRDRAARGFTRRQAHMMGPDQADYYVSLAEESGTVPLPPVFTKVHNDSSQKFLDNLTNYRNDVYCILDDDHFICY